One genomic window of Mus musculus strain C57BL/6J chromosome 4, GRCm38.p6 C57BL/6J includes the following:
- the Aldoart1 gene encoding aldolase 1 A retrogene 1, whose amino-acid sequence MATHRQDVSIFNMTRLSLAMAFSFPPDANEQPHSGLDNTHQQTKELGKESTTTGTMPCPYPALTTEQKKELSDIAHRIVAPGKGILAADESIGSMGNRLQSIGTENTEENRRFFRQLLLTADDRVNPCIGGVILFHETLYEKADDGRPFPQVIKSKGGVVGIKVDKGVVPLAGTNGETTTQGLDGLSERCAQYKKDGADFAKWRCVLKIGKHTPSPLAIMENANVLARYASICQQNGIVPIVEPEILPDGDHDLSCCQYVTEKVLAAVYKALSDHHVYLEGTLLKPNMVTPGHACTQKFSNEEIAMATVTALRRTVPPAVPGVTFLSGGQSEEEASINLNAINKCPLLKPWALTFSYGRALQASALKAWGGKEENLKAAQEEYIKRALANSLACQGKYTPSGKTGATASESLFISNHAY is encoded by the coding sequence ATGGCAACGCACAGGCAAGATGTGTCCATCTTCAACATGACCCGCCTGTCCCTGGCTATGGCTTTTTCCTTTCCCCCAGATGCCAATGAGCAACCCCACTCTGGGCTGGACAACACCCACCAACAGACAAAGGAGTTAGGAAAGGAAAGTACTACCACCGGAACTATGCCCTGCCCATACCCAGCACTGACCACAGAGCAGAAGAAAGAGCTCTCTGACATCGCTCACCGAATTGTGGCTCCAGGCAAGGGCATCCTGGCTGCAGATGAGTCCATTGGAAGCATGGGCAATCGCCTGCAGTCCATTGGCACTGAGAACACTGAAGAGAACAGGCGCTTCTTCCGCCAGTTGCTGCTGACTGCTGATGACCGTGTGAATCCCTGCATTGGGGGTGTGATCCTCTTCCATGAGACACTGTACGAGAAGGCAGATGATGGACGTCCTTTCCCCCAAGTTATTAAGTCCAAGGGTGGTGTTGTGGGCATTAAGGTAGATAAGGGTGTGGTGCCCCTGGCAGGAACCAATGGCGAGACTACTACCCAAGGGCTAGATGGGCTGTCTGAACGCTGTGCCCAGTATAAGAAGGATGGAGCCGACTTTGCCAAGTGGCGCTGTGTGCTAAAGATTGGGAAACATACTCCCTCGCCCCTTGCCATCATGGAGAATGCCAATGTTCTGGCCCGTTATGCCAGCATCTGCCAGCAGAATGGCATTGTACCCATTGTGGAGCCTGAAATTCTCCCTGATGGTGACCATGACTTGAGTTGTTGCCAGTATGTAACTGAGAAGGTACTGGCAGCTGTCTACAAGGCTCTGAGTGACCACCATGTCTATCTGGAAGGCACATTGTTGAAGCCCAACATGGTCACCCCTGGTCATGCTTGCACCCAGAAATTTTCCAATGAGGAGATTGCCATGGCAACAGTCACAGCACTTCGTCGCACAGTGCCACCTGCTGTCCCTGGGGTCACTTTTCTGTCTGGAGGGCAGAGTGAGGAAGAGGCATCCATCAACCTCAACGCTATCAACAAGTGTCCCCTGCTGAAGCCATGGGCCTTGACTTTCTCCTATGGCCGAGCCCTGCAGGCCTCTGCCCTAAAGGCCTGGGGTGGgaaagaggagaatctgaaggcAGCTCAGGAGGAGTACATCAAGAGAGCACTGGCCAACAGTCTCGCTTGTCAAGGAAAGTATACCCCAAGTGGCAAGACTGGAGCCACAGCCAGCGAATCTCTCTTCATCTCTAACCATGCCTACTAA